The genome window AGATCACGCGAAATTCAGGGCCCACACCGTTCTCCCCTTTGCCCGTCGCCGGACCGAGATCCTGTAATGTTTTTTTCGTCACATCGTAACGCAGCAGCCGGCCTGTGGGCCAAGTGAGGCCGTAGATCATTCCGCGCCTCGTGTCCATCGCCATGGTGAGAATGCCCTCCTGATGCGGCGCCAAAGCCAGATCCTCGAAGGTTTTGCTTTTCAGATCGTAGGAAAGGAAATGGCCGCCGCGGTAGGGGTGATAACCGGCTGTGGGGATGCCGGTTTTTTCCATGCCGTCGATGATGCTATAGTAACCGAGATGGGTGGCGAAATAAAGCTTGCCGTTGTACTCGCAAAAGTTTACATGGCTCTTGCCCTGGGCCACCACGCGCATTTCCTTTTCATTGCAGATTTCGCTCAGATCAGCCAGATGCTCGATTCGACCGCTGGCAGGATCAAAGGAGTACATCTGGCCGGCGATATCCATCAATTCCGAGCAGAGAACATAATAGATCTTTCCGTCACTCGCGGAGGAGAGTCCGTTATAAGTGTCGTGGGCGTGTTCAAAGTTAGAGTTGTACACTGTGGCTGTGATACGGGCGTTAGGGGTGGAGGCGGCTTGAGCGGAGGCGCTGGTCTCCGCCGCCTGCCGGCAGTTTGTCACCGCCAGGCTCAGGGCGGCGATCATAAAAAACCAATGGTATTCTATCATCCTGTTTCCCTTGCTGAGTATTTGAATACGGTGAAGAGAGCGTCGGTTTCAGGTTCTACGAAGCGGCGGCATGGCGGGACAGGCGGAAAAGTTTGTGGCAGGTCTAAAACCGCCTGCCGCCTTGACAAACTTAGTCATTCGGTGATTCAAGATCAAGAGAATATTGTTTTCGCTTTTTTCGTTAAAGTTCTGAGATGTGTGAAAACTTGATAACGAAAAAATGGGGCCGCGGAGCTCCAGCTCCCCGCCTGTTGGCAACGAAAAGAAGCCTGCTTGTCATCATCTTTAGCACGTGGATTGCTTGATACGATTAGTTAATGGCGTGAGCTAAAAGTTGGGCGAAGGCCATTTAGAGTCGGGATCCCTCGTCTACGCGCTTTATCTCCTGGCAATTCAAAACGACACCCGGCGTTGCCGCAAAGACTGCGGCAACAGCCGGGGTCGGGCTGCTTCCGCCCGGTGAAAGATATTCCGGGCTATCATTTTGGTTCGTGCCCAATCCAAAAAGTCTTCTTGGATGATTATGATAATGACTCCCCAACATACACGGGCAATAAATGCTTGCTTTCATTTTTCAATTTGCCTATTTTTTATCTAGATGGAATCACTCTGACAGGAAAAGTTGATGGAACAGGCCAAAATCACCCTGGCGATGCTGATGCTGCCGGCATTGGCCGTCGTCATCGCTCTGGCAGCGCAAACCCCGCAATATGTCGGTACGAATAAATGCAAAATGTGCCATATGAGCAAGGCCAAGGGCGACGCCTATGGGATCTGGAAGGCCTCGAAACATGCCGCAGCCTACACCACTTTGGCCTCCCCCGAGTCGCAGGCGATTGCGAAAAAAATCGGCATTGCGGATGCACAGAAATGCCCTCAGTGTCTGAAATGCCACGTCACCGGCCATTCCTCTCCGCCAAGCGCCAAAGCCGATTCCTACGAACTGGCTGATGGCGTCGGCTGTGAGACCTGCCATGGCGCTGGTTCGTTATACAAAGAGATGAAAGTGATGAGAGCCTTGCAGGCTGGAACCCAGGACGCCAAGGCGGTGGGGTACAGCAAAGGCGACAAGCGCCAGTGCGTGTCCTGCCATAATCCTGAAAGTCCGACCTACAAGCCGTTCAAATTAGAAGAGGCGTACCAAAAGATCGCCCACCCCACTCCCAAAGGTTAACGTCCTGCTTTTTTCAGCCGCCGGACTGGGGCGTTAAAAAAAGCTCTGCGCAATTGCGCAGAGCTTCAAGCCGGGACCGAACATCCGGGACGCATGAGAGCGCCCGGGTCACGCTGTGGGAACCAGGCCCACCAGATCGCGATAGGCGCAGGCTGTGGCAGCCATACACACCGGCAAAGCCACAAGGACGCCGATCACACAGCAGAGCAAGCCCAACAAGATGATGATGATCTGCACCAGGACAAAGAGAACAAACTCGAACAGATATTTTTGCACCAGGGTGCGGCTGGCCTCCATGGCCTGCCAAAAATCCATTCGCTTGTCCATGACAAAGGCCGGCGCGAACAGGTACCAGGCCATCACCACAAATCCGGGAAGGATACACAGCATAAAGCCGATCGCTTCAAACGCGCCGACCAGAATGCCCATCAGCATGGCCGGGACGAACACATCAAATCCACGGCCGATGTCGCCGATGGTCACCGGCCGGCCCTGCAGCTTTTGCAGCAGGATGTAGAAATAGCCCGCCTGCAGCGGCCCTAACAGGACCAGGCCCAGCACTGTGGACCCCGCCACGATGGTGATGATCAAAAAAATCAGAGTGAGGACCGCGAAAAATCCCAGATCCTGGTTCACCAGGTTCCAACCTTCACTGATCCAACGCCCCATGTTGATCGGCGACGTCGGCGCTGTTTGATTGCTATCCATTTTGTCCTCCCGATAGATGTTTGATCGTTTCTCTGCTTCCCGTTAATCGGATGAGGCTACGCGCACTTTGAATTCTCCGATGCCGGTGGAGGCGATCAAGTAGAGAGATTCGTCCTTGTCTTCATAATTTTTTGAATAATAGTAATTGCCCCGCTGCTCGAACCAGCTGGGATAATCCACCCCGGACAGAAAGAGAAATTTATCCACCTTGATTTTGACCGCCACCTCTTCCGGCACCACCACCAGGGTGCTGCCCAGTTTGCAGTCGAGACGGGCCATAGCCCGTTTGATCTTTTTGCCGGTGAAATCCACCGTCATCTCGCCCACCGAGCCGGTGAGGTCCGCCTCTTGAAAACGGGCGTTGCCGAGATGCAGCAGGCTCACCCTGCCCACTTTGCAGTTCACGTCAAAAGTTGTCAGCTCTGTGCGGTTCTCGCGATCAAAGTCCAGGCGCGTTTCCCCTGCCCAGCTTTTCATCCGCAGGGTGCGCACATGCAGATCGCCCAGCTGCAGATCGGCTTTGCCCGCTTTGACGACCACATCCAGATCCAGATCCGGCTTGGGAGGCAGGCCGATTTTGATCAGCGCATAGTCTGACTGTTTGATCTCGCCGCTTTTGAACATCGACCAGTTCTTGTGATCGACATCGATGGACAGAGTTCGATCACGCTCATTATAGGCTACGATCGGTCGGCAGGTTTCTTGCTTGTAGACGATCTGGACCGAGCATTCGTTGCGGTCATTCCTGAAAATCTGCACATCTCCGCCGTCGGTGCGTAGGATGAACTCCAGCCGGTCGCGCACACGATAGGTCTCTTCCAAAACCGTTTTCTGCTCCTGCCCGAAACCGGTTCCCAGTAAAACCGCCAGGCTGATGAGAGCGCGCAGGGAAAGGCTCATGATCGGTCCTCCTTGAACAGGGCTCACGCTAAAATAATGTACGAAAAAAAAAGTAAAATGTTCAATAAATCTGCTTTTTTATTCGCTCAGGGATATCCCGCCTGTGCCGCCGTTTAATCCGCGGCTTTCTCCAGCACGCTGAGGAATTCCTGCATATCCTCGGGCAGAGGGGCGGTAAAGCGCACCAGCGCGCGCGTGGCCGGATGGACAAAAGACAGTGTGCGGGCGTGCAGCATCTGCCGGGGAAACTGTTTTAACCACAAGAGGCCGAGCTGGGTATTGTACTGGTTGAGCCCGGCCAGCTGCTTGGCGCGGCCGCCGTACACGGCGTCGGAGAAAACCGGATGGCCGATGGACGCCATGTGCACTCGAATCTGATGAGTGCGGCCGGTCTCCAGATTGAGACGCAGATGGCTGGTGAGCGGATATTCATTCAGCACCTGATAATGGGTCACCGCCGGTTTGCCGTCCGGATGGATCATCATGCGCAGACGGTCTTTGGGGTTGCGCAGCAGAGCCCCTTCGATGCGACCGCTTTTTTTCTGCACATGGCCCCAGACGATGGCGCGGTATTCGCGCTCCATTTTTCGTTCGGACAGCTGTTTGGCCAGCGCCAGATGGCTGGCGTCGTTTTTCGCCACCACCAGCAGCCCTGAGGTGTCCTTGTCCAAGCGGTGCACCAGCCCCGGCCGCTGTTCGCCGCCCACAGT of bacterium contains these proteins:
- a CDS encoding cytochrome C554, with amino-acid sequence MEQAKITLAMLMLPALAVVIALAAQTPQYVGTNKCKMCHMSKAKGDAYGIWKASKHAAAYTTLASPESQAIAKKIGIADAQKCPQCLKCHVTGHSSPPSAKADSYELADGVGCETCHGAGSLYKEMKVMRALQAGTQDAKAVGYSKGDKRQCVSCHNPESPTYKPFKLEEAYQKIAHPTPKG
- a CDS encoding DUF4097 domain-containing protein, which translates into the protein MSLSLRALISLAVLLGTGFGQEQKTVLEETYRVRDRLEFILRTDGGDVQIFRNDRNECSVQIVYKQETCRPIVAYNERDRTLSIDVDHKNWSMFKSGEIKQSDYALIKIGLPPKPDLDLDVVVKAGKADLQLGDLHVRTLRMKSWAGETRLDFDRENRTELTTFDVNCKVGRVSLLHLGNARFQEADLTGSVGEMTVDFTGKKIKRAMARLDCKLGSTLVVVPEEVAVKIKVDKFLFLSGVDYPSWFEQRGNYYYSKNYEDKDESLYLIASTGIGEFKVRVASSD
- a CDS encoding RluA family pseudouridine synthase; protein product: MINLIEKTVELLVPPGKEKQRLDVFLTNQLPGITRARIKTLIDSGKVTVNGLVTKAGYSIRPDERIVVLFPAYEPTQVEPEDIPLDILYEDEHLLVVNKPAGMVVHPAFANLRGTLVNALLAHCRRLSTVGGEQRPGLVHRLDKDTSGLLVVAKNDASHLALAKQLSERKMEREYRAIVWGHVQKKSGRIEGALLRNPKDRLRMMIHPDGKPAVTHYQVLNEYPLTSHLRLNLETGRTHQIRVHMASIGHPVFSDAVYGGRAKQLAGLNQYNTQLGLLWLKQFPRQMLHARTLSFVHPATRALVRFTAPLPEDMQEFLSVLEKAAD